In the genome of Magnolia sinica isolate HGM2019 chromosome 2, MsV1, whole genome shotgun sequence, one region contains:
- the LOC131237998 gene encoding pentatricopeptide repeat-containing protein At2g13600-like, with product MMSTGLVRNGRVACMIADRIDGQDTYKWNSIIRGYLERNSPKEAILAYAHVIREGLKIDSHTLLFTIKACGRVSGSFEGAEIHAHIFKMGFESEIITQTALVQMYVLFHDLLSAQRVFDETPQRDLVLWNTLVATYTQMGQPRKALSVSYTMINENVGPNGVTVASILSACSSLRALEQGKLIHGFVIKCIMGPDVFVYNALIGMYAKCGCLSHGRRIFERMAGRNVVSWTSMINGYSDNGRPHEALALFREMESDNVRPDGVALLGLVNMCSKLGCFELGEWADQYIKRNGYDESTCMANALMDMHAKCGNVKEACRIFSRMTAKTLVSWTTMIQGLAMHGHGIAALVRFSQMQREGFRPDGIVFLSILGACSHAGLVNEGRRCFRLMIEEHGVVPWMEHYGCMVDLLCRAGLLNEALEFVERMPMEPDVVMWRALVGACKNQGNIALARKVMRQLLELEPKDSGNYILISNLYATIGEWDNVMEVRNEMGYRGVIKIDPGCSLMEVKDHVNFS from the coding sequence ATGATGTCCACAGGTCTCGTCAGGAACGGACGTGTCGCATGCATGATCGCGGATCGGATCGACGGACAGGATACGTACAAGTGGAACTCTATCATTAGAGGCTATTTGGAGAGAAACAGCCCAAAAGAAGCCATTTTGGCCTATGCCCATGTGATAAGAGAAGGTCTGAAAATAGACAGCCACACGCTTCTGTTTACAATCAAAGCATGTGGGCGTGTATCAGGTTCTTTTGAAGGGGCGGAGATACATGCCCATATCTTCAAAATGGGATTTGAATCAGAGATAATTACACAGACTGCCCTCGTGCAGATGTATGTTTTGTTTCATGACCTTTTGTCTGCACAAAGAGTCTTTGATGAAACTCCTCAAAGAGATTTAGTTCTGTGGAatactcttgttgctacataTACTCAAATGGGCCAGCCCCGCAAGGCACTCTCGGTGTCATATACCATGATTAATGAGAATGTGGGGCCCAATGGAGTGACGGTTGCTAGCATCCTATCCGCTTGTTCGTCCTTGAGGGCCTTGGAACAGGGAAAATTGATTCATGGTTTTGTGATCAAATGCATCATGGGTCCTGATGTCTTCGTGTACAATGCATTGATTGGTATGTATGCAAAATGCGGGTGTTTATCCCATGGGCGTCGGATTTTTGAAAGGATGGCGGGAAGAAATGTAGTTTCATGGACTTCCATGATCAATGGATATAGCGACAATGGCCGCCCACATGAGGCATTGGCACTGTTTAGAGAAATGGAGTCTGATAATGTGAGACCAGATGGAGTAGCGTTGCTGGGTTTGGTTAACATGTGCTCAAAGCTGGGATGTTTCGAGCTTGGGGAATGGGCTGATCAGTATATCAAGAGGAATGGGTATGATGAGAGTACATGCATGGCAAATGCTCTGATGGACATGCACGCCAAATGCGGTAACGTAAAGGAAGCTTGTCGAATTTTCAGTAGGATGACGGCGAAAACATTGGTGTCTTGGACTACTATGATACAAGGGCTAGCCATGCATGGCCATGGCATTGCTGCACTTGTACGTTTCTCTCAAATGCAAAGGGAAGGGTTTAGGCCAGACGGCATCGTCTTCCTCAGCATCTTGGGCGCGTGTAGCCATGCGGGGTTGGTCAATGAGGGGAGGCGGTGTTTTCGATTGATGATCGAGGAGCATGGTGTGGTGCCATGGATGGAACACTATGGGTGCATGGTAGATCTTCTATGTAGAGCGGGGCTGCTGAATGAGGCACTTGAGTTTGTGGAGAGGATGCCGATGGAACCAGATGTCGTTATGTGGCGGGCATTGGTTGGAGCATGTAAAAACCAGGGGAATATTGCTCTAGCAAGAAAAGTAATGAGGCAGTTACTCGAGTTGGAGCCAAAGGATAGCGGGAATTATATACTGATATCGAATCTCTATGCGACGATTGGTGAATGGGACAATGTCATGGAAGTAAGGAATGAAATGGGGTATAGGGGAGTCATCAAAATCGACCCTGGTTGTAGTTTGATGGAAGTAAAGGACCATGTAAACTTCTCCTGA
- the LOC131231892 gene encoding uncharacterized protein LOC131231892 isoform X2 encodes MATISSLPAGISGPLRPLSCQRGNIFREIYLMNLTKSTKVPLQANSNAAMASTATFENYQQPKLVWVWTKNKQVMTAAVERGWNTFIFPSGDREIADEWSCGELFDGENKRVATFSKISSPQQLQQLQPLDEQAENVVLSFLDWQVIPAENIVAAFQGSLKTVFAVAKTPSEAQIFLEALEQGLDGVVLKVEDMGDVLELKDYFDRRNESRNRLSLIKATVTQVQIAGMGDRVCVDLCSLMRPGEGLLVGSFARGLFLAHSECLESNYIASRPFRVNAGPVHAYIAVPGGKTCYLSELQAGKEVIVVDQTGLQRTVIVGRIKIESRPLILIEAMDNSDYKTTYSIFLQNAETVGLVCPCHGNEPPRTAIPVTSLKVGDEVMLRVQGGARHTGIEIKEFIVEK; translated from the exons atggcTACAATATCTTCCTTACCTGCCGGAATTTCGGGACCGTTACGGCCGTTATCTTGCCAAAGAG GAAATATTTTCAGAGAAATCTACTTAATGAATCTTACAAAGTCCACAAAAGTGCCGTTGCAGGCGAATTCTAATGCAGCTATGGCATCCACTGCAACCTTTGAGAATTACCAACAACCAAAGCTTGTATGGGTATGGACTAAAAACAAGCAAGTCATGACTGCTGCTGTTGAGAGAGGCTGGAACACTTTCATTTTCCCGTCTGGTGATCGTGAAATTGCAGATGAATGGTCTT GTGGGGAGCTTTTCGATGGTGAAAACAAAAGGGTCGCCACATTTTCCAAGATTTCGTCTCCCCAACAATTACAACAGCTTCAACCACTCGATGAACAAGCTGAGAATGttgttttgagttttctggattggCAG GTGATACCTGCAGAGAATATCGTTGCAGCGTTCCAAGGAAGTCTGAAGACAGTATTTGCTGTTGCAAAAACTCCCTCTGAAGCACAAATCTTCCTTGAG GCCTTGGAGCAAGGTCTGGATGGAGTGGTTTTGAAAGTTGAGGATATGGGAGATGTTCTTGAACTAAAG GATTACTTTGACAGAAGAAATGAATCAAGGAATCGACTGAGCTTGATTAAGGCCACTGTGACACAGGTGCAAATAGCTGGAATGGGCGATCGTGTATGCGTAGATCTTTGCAGCCTCATGAGACCTGGTGAAGGCCTTCTG GTCGGCTCATTTGCCAGAGGACTCTTTCTTGCTCACTCAGAATGCTTGGAGTCAAACTACATCGCTAGCCGGCCTTTCCGAGTTAATGCG GGGCCAGTACATGCCTACATCGCTGTTCCAGGAGGGAAGACTTGCTACCTTTCAGAATTGCAGGCGGGCAAGGAGGTTATCGTGGTGGACCAAACTGGTCTGCAGCGGACAGTGATTGTTGGGCGCATAAAGATAGAATCAAGACCACTCATTCTCATAGAGGCAATG GATAACTCAGATTACAAAACCACCTACAGCATTTTTCTACAGAACGCAGAAACTGTTGGATTAGTCTGTCCTTGTCACG GAAATGAACCTCCCAGAACTGCCATTCCGGTAACCTCGCTGAAAGTAGGAGATGAAGTTATGTTGAGAGTGCAGGGTGGGGCCCGCCATACAGGAATAGAGATCAAAGAATTCATTGTTGAGAAATGA
- the LOC131231892 gene encoding uncharacterized protein LOC131231892 isoform X5, protein MASTATFENYQQPKLVWVWTKNKQVMTAAVERGWNTFIFPSGDREIADEWSSVALIHPLFIKGGELFDGENKRVATFSKISSPQQLQQLQPLDEQAENVVLSFLDWQVIPAENIVAAFQGSLKTVFAVAKTPSEAQIFLEALEQGLDGVVLKVEDMGDVLELKDYFDRRNESRNRLSLIKATVTQVQIAGMGDRVCVDLCSLMRPGEGLLVGSFARGLFLAHSECLESNYIASRPFRVNAGPVHAYIAVPGGKTCYLSELQAGKEVIVVDQTGLQRTVIVGRIKIESRPLILIEAMDNSDYKTTYSIFLQNAETVGLVCPCHGNEPPRTAIPVTSLKVGDEVMLRVQGGARHTGIEIKEFIVEK, encoded by the exons ATGGCATCCACTGCAACCTTTGAGAATTACCAACAACCAAAGCTTGTATGGGTATGGACTAAAAACAAGCAAGTCATGACTGCTGCTGTTGAGAGAGGCTGGAACACTTTCATTTTCCCGTCTGGTGATCGTGAAATTGCAGATGAATGGTCTT CAGTTGCGTTGATACATCCTCTCTTTATCAAAGGTGGGGAGCTTTTCGATGGTGAAAACAAAAGGGTCGCCACATTTTCCAAGATTTCGTCTCCCCAACAATTACAACAGCTTCAACCACTCGATGAACAAGCTGAGAATGttgttttgagttttctggattggCAG GTGATACCTGCAGAGAATATCGTTGCAGCGTTCCAAGGAAGTCTGAAGACAGTATTTGCTGTTGCAAAAACTCCCTCTGAAGCACAAATCTTCCTTGAG GCCTTGGAGCAAGGTCTGGATGGAGTGGTTTTGAAAGTTGAGGATATGGGAGATGTTCTTGAACTAAAG GATTACTTTGACAGAAGAAATGAATCAAGGAATCGACTGAGCTTGATTAAGGCCACTGTGACACAGGTGCAAATAGCTGGAATGGGCGATCGTGTATGCGTAGATCTTTGCAGCCTCATGAGACCTGGTGAAGGCCTTCTG GTCGGCTCATTTGCCAGAGGACTCTTTCTTGCTCACTCAGAATGCTTGGAGTCAAACTACATCGCTAGCCGGCCTTTCCGAGTTAATGCG GGGCCAGTACATGCCTACATCGCTGTTCCAGGAGGGAAGACTTGCTACCTTTCAGAATTGCAGGCGGGCAAGGAGGTTATCGTGGTGGACCAAACTGGTCTGCAGCGGACAGTGATTGTTGGGCGCATAAAGATAGAATCAAGACCACTCATTCTCATAGAGGCAATG GATAACTCAGATTACAAAACCACCTACAGCATTTTTCTACAGAACGCAGAAACTGTTGGATTAGTCTGTCCTTGTCACG GAAATGAACCTCCCAGAACTGCCATTCCGGTAACCTCGCTGAAAGTAGGAGATGAAGTTATGTTGAGAGTGCAGGGTGGGGCCCGCCATACAGGAATAGAGATCAAAGAATTCATTGTTGAGAAATGA
- the LOC131231892 gene encoding uncharacterized protein LOC131231892 isoform X4 produces the protein MATISSLPAGISGPLRPLSCQRGNIFREIYLMNLTKSTKVPLQANSNAAMASTATFENYQQPKLVWVWTKNKQVMTAAVERGWNTFIFPSGDREIADEWSSVALIHPLFIKGGELFDGENKRVATFSKISSPQQLQQLQPLDEQAENVVLSFLDWQVIPAENIVAAFQGSLKTVFAVAKTPSEAQIFLEALEQGLDGVVLKVEDMGDVLELKVQIAGMGDRVCVDLCSLMRPGEGLLVGSFARGLFLAHSECLESNYIASRPFRVNAGPVHAYIAVPGGKTCYLSELQAGKEVIVVDQTGLQRTVIVGRIKIESRPLILIEAMDNSDYKTTYSIFLQNAETVGLVCPCHGNEPPRTAIPVTSLKVGDEVMLRVQGGARHTGIEIKEFIVEK, from the exons atggcTACAATATCTTCCTTACCTGCCGGAATTTCGGGACCGTTACGGCCGTTATCTTGCCAAAGAG GAAATATTTTCAGAGAAATCTACTTAATGAATCTTACAAAGTCCACAAAAGTGCCGTTGCAGGCGAATTCTAATGCAGCTATGGCATCCACTGCAACCTTTGAGAATTACCAACAACCAAAGCTTGTATGGGTATGGACTAAAAACAAGCAAGTCATGACTGCTGCTGTTGAGAGAGGCTGGAACACTTTCATTTTCCCGTCTGGTGATCGTGAAATTGCAGATGAATGGTCTT CAGTTGCGTTGATACATCCTCTCTTTATCAAAGGTGGGGAGCTTTTCGATGGTGAAAACAAAAGGGTCGCCACATTTTCCAAGATTTCGTCTCCCCAACAATTACAACAGCTTCAACCACTCGATGAACAAGCTGAGAATGttgttttgagttttctggattggCAG GTGATACCTGCAGAGAATATCGTTGCAGCGTTCCAAGGAAGTCTGAAGACAGTATTTGCTGTTGCAAAAACTCCCTCTGAAGCACAAATCTTCCTTGAG GCCTTGGAGCAAGGTCTGGATGGAGTGGTTTTGAAAGTTGAGGATATGGGAGATGTTCTTGAACTAAAG GTGCAAATAGCTGGAATGGGCGATCGTGTATGCGTAGATCTTTGCAGCCTCATGAGACCTGGTGAAGGCCTTCTG GTCGGCTCATTTGCCAGAGGACTCTTTCTTGCTCACTCAGAATGCTTGGAGTCAAACTACATCGCTAGCCGGCCTTTCCGAGTTAATGCG GGGCCAGTACATGCCTACATCGCTGTTCCAGGAGGGAAGACTTGCTACCTTTCAGAATTGCAGGCGGGCAAGGAGGTTATCGTGGTGGACCAAACTGGTCTGCAGCGGACAGTGATTGTTGGGCGCATAAAGATAGAATCAAGACCACTCATTCTCATAGAGGCAATG GATAACTCAGATTACAAAACCACCTACAGCATTTTTCTACAGAACGCAGAAACTGTTGGATTAGTCTGTCCTTGTCACG GAAATGAACCTCCCAGAACTGCCATTCCGGTAACCTCGCTGAAAGTAGGAGATGAAGTTATGTTGAGAGTGCAGGGTGGGGCCCGCCATACAGGAATAGAGATCAAAGAATTCATTGTTGAGAAATGA
- the LOC131231892 gene encoding uncharacterized protein LOC131231892 isoform X1, with product MATISSLPAGISGPLRPLSCQRGNIFREIYLMNLTKSTKVPLQANSNAAMASTATFENYQQPKLVWVWTKNKQVMTAAVERGWNTFIFPSGDREIADEWSSVALIHPLFIKGGELFDGENKRVATFSKISSPQQLQQLQPLDEQAENVVLSFLDWQVIPAENIVAAFQGSLKTVFAVAKTPSEAQIFLEALEQGLDGVVLKVEDMGDVLELKDYFDRRNESRNRLSLIKATVTQVQIAGMGDRVCVDLCSLMRPGEGLLVGSFARGLFLAHSECLESNYIASRPFRVNAGPVHAYIAVPGGKTCYLSELQAGKEVIVVDQTGLQRTVIVGRIKIESRPLILIEAMDNSDYKTTYSIFLQNAETVGLVCPCHGNEPPRTAIPVTSLKVGDEVMLRVQGGARHTGIEIKEFIVEK from the exons atggcTACAATATCTTCCTTACCTGCCGGAATTTCGGGACCGTTACGGCCGTTATCTTGCCAAAGAG GAAATATTTTCAGAGAAATCTACTTAATGAATCTTACAAAGTCCACAAAAGTGCCGTTGCAGGCGAATTCTAATGCAGCTATGGCATCCACTGCAACCTTTGAGAATTACCAACAACCAAAGCTTGTATGGGTATGGACTAAAAACAAGCAAGTCATGACTGCTGCTGTTGAGAGAGGCTGGAACACTTTCATTTTCCCGTCTGGTGATCGTGAAATTGCAGATGAATGGTCTT CAGTTGCGTTGATACATCCTCTCTTTATCAAAGGTGGGGAGCTTTTCGATGGTGAAAACAAAAGGGTCGCCACATTTTCCAAGATTTCGTCTCCCCAACAATTACAACAGCTTCAACCACTCGATGAACAAGCTGAGAATGttgttttgagttttctggattggCAG GTGATACCTGCAGAGAATATCGTTGCAGCGTTCCAAGGAAGTCTGAAGACAGTATTTGCTGTTGCAAAAACTCCCTCTGAAGCACAAATCTTCCTTGAG GCCTTGGAGCAAGGTCTGGATGGAGTGGTTTTGAAAGTTGAGGATATGGGAGATGTTCTTGAACTAAAG GATTACTTTGACAGAAGAAATGAATCAAGGAATCGACTGAGCTTGATTAAGGCCACTGTGACACAGGTGCAAATAGCTGGAATGGGCGATCGTGTATGCGTAGATCTTTGCAGCCTCATGAGACCTGGTGAAGGCCTTCTG GTCGGCTCATTTGCCAGAGGACTCTTTCTTGCTCACTCAGAATGCTTGGAGTCAAACTACATCGCTAGCCGGCCTTTCCGAGTTAATGCG GGGCCAGTACATGCCTACATCGCTGTTCCAGGAGGGAAGACTTGCTACCTTTCAGAATTGCAGGCGGGCAAGGAGGTTATCGTGGTGGACCAAACTGGTCTGCAGCGGACAGTGATTGTTGGGCGCATAAAGATAGAATCAAGACCACTCATTCTCATAGAGGCAATG GATAACTCAGATTACAAAACCACCTACAGCATTTTTCTACAGAACGCAGAAACTGTTGGATTAGTCTGTCCTTGTCACG GAAATGAACCTCCCAGAACTGCCATTCCGGTAACCTCGCTGAAAGTAGGAGATGAAGTTATGTTGAGAGTGCAGGGTGGGGCCCGCCATACAGGAATAGAGATCAAAGAATTCATTGTTGAGAAATGA
- the LOC131231892 gene encoding uncharacterized protein LOC131231892 isoform X3 — protein sequence MATISSLPAGISGPLRPLSCQRVPLQANSNAAMASTATFENYQQPKLVWVWTKNKQVMTAAVERGWNTFIFPSGDREIADEWSSVALIHPLFIKGGELFDGENKRVATFSKISSPQQLQQLQPLDEQAENVVLSFLDWQVIPAENIVAAFQGSLKTVFAVAKTPSEAQIFLEALEQGLDGVVLKVEDMGDVLELKDYFDRRNESRNRLSLIKATVTQVQIAGMGDRVCVDLCSLMRPGEGLLVGSFARGLFLAHSECLESNYIASRPFRVNAGPVHAYIAVPGGKTCYLSELQAGKEVIVVDQTGLQRTVIVGRIKIESRPLILIEAMDNSDYKTTYSIFLQNAETVGLVCPCHGNEPPRTAIPVTSLKVGDEVMLRVQGGARHTGIEIKEFIVEK from the exons atggcTACAATATCTTCCTTACCTGCCGGAATTTCGGGACCGTTACGGCCGTTATCTTGCCAAAGAG TGCCGTTGCAGGCGAATTCTAATGCAGCTATGGCATCCACTGCAACCTTTGAGAATTACCAACAACCAAAGCTTGTATGGGTATGGACTAAAAACAAGCAAGTCATGACTGCTGCTGTTGAGAGAGGCTGGAACACTTTCATTTTCCCGTCTGGTGATCGTGAAATTGCAGATGAATGGTCTT CAGTTGCGTTGATACATCCTCTCTTTATCAAAGGTGGGGAGCTTTTCGATGGTGAAAACAAAAGGGTCGCCACATTTTCCAAGATTTCGTCTCCCCAACAATTACAACAGCTTCAACCACTCGATGAACAAGCTGAGAATGttgttttgagttttctggattggCAG GTGATACCTGCAGAGAATATCGTTGCAGCGTTCCAAGGAAGTCTGAAGACAGTATTTGCTGTTGCAAAAACTCCCTCTGAAGCACAAATCTTCCTTGAG GCCTTGGAGCAAGGTCTGGATGGAGTGGTTTTGAAAGTTGAGGATATGGGAGATGTTCTTGAACTAAAG GATTACTTTGACAGAAGAAATGAATCAAGGAATCGACTGAGCTTGATTAAGGCCACTGTGACACAGGTGCAAATAGCTGGAATGGGCGATCGTGTATGCGTAGATCTTTGCAGCCTCATGAGACCTGGTGAAGGCCTTCTG GTCGGCTCATTTGCCAGAGGACTCTTTCTTGCTCACTCAGAATGCTTGGAGTCAAACTACATCGCTAGCCGGCCTTTCCGAGTTAATGCG GGGCCAGTACATGCCTACATCGCTGTTCCAGGAGGGAAGACTTGCTACCTTTCAGAATTGCAGGCGGGCAAGGAGGTTATCGTGGTGGACCAAACTGGTCTGCAGCGGACAGTGATTGTTGGGCGCATAAAGATAGAATCAAGACCACTCATTCTCATAGAGGCAATG GATAACTCAGATTACAAAACCACCTACAGCATTTTTCTACAGAACGCAGAAACTGTTGGATTAGTCTGTCCTTGTCACG GAAATGAACCTCCCAGAACTGCCATTCCGGTAACCTCGCTGAAAGTAGGAGATGAAGTTATGTTGAGAGTGCAGGGTGGGGCCCGCCATACAGGAATAGAGATCAAAGAATTCATTGTTGAGAAATGA
- the LOC131231885 gene encoding uncharacterized protein LOC131231885, giving the protein MAKAHLMVGLFIFAFALIDLSVATIPKKSVGVYELKKGNFSVKVTNWGAIVISVILPDSKGNLADVALGYDTVAQYLNDTTYFGAIVGRVANRIAGAQFSLNGTRYRLVPNEGKNMLHGGHRGFSKVIWTVKDQKHGKFPYITFTYHSFDGEQGFPGDLDVSVTYKLVGDYDMSVIMKAKARNKPTPVNLAQHTYWNLDGHDSGDILSNTVQLFASHYTPVDKALIPTGQIIPVNGTPYDFLQPDTIGRRISDLPNGYDINYVIDSMGQNGNMKKVAYLKDGKSGRAMELWTNAPGLQFYTSNSLKGVVGKGGYVYGPHGAVCLETQGFPDSVNHPNFPSQIVNPGKVYKHYMLYKFSFH; this is encoded by the exons ATGGCTAAAGCccatttgatggtgggcctttttATCTTTGCATTTGCTCTCATTGATTTGTCTGTTGCCACCATCCCAAAGAAATCAGTTGGAGTGTATGAGCTTAAGAAAGGGAATTTTTCTGTAAAAGTCACTAACTGGGGAGCGATTGTAATCTCAGTCATCCTCCCTGATTCaaaag ggaATTTGGCTGATGTTGCTCTTGGATATGATACGGTTGCTCAATACCTT AATGATACCACGTATTTTGGTGCGATCGTAGGGCGGGTTGCGAATAGAATTGCTGGGGCCCAGTTTAGCTTGAACGGCACTCGATATAGATTGGTCCCTAATGAAGGAAAAAACATGCTTCATG GTGGGCATAGAGGATTTAGCAAAGTTATTTGGACGGTTAAAGATCAAAAGCATGGGAAGTTTCCTTACATCACATTCACTTATCATAGCTTCGATGGGGAACAAG GATTTCCTGGCGATCTGGACGTCTCGGTAACCTACAAGCTTGTTGGAGACTACGACATGAGCGTGATCATGAAAGCGAAAGCCAGAAACAAGCCCACCCCAGTCAACCTCGCTCAGCACACATACTGGAACCTCGACGGCCACGACAGCGGTGATATCCTATCCAACACCGTCCAACTCTTCGCCTCTCACTACACTCCTGTCGACAAGGCCCTGATTCCCACGGGCCAGATCATCCCAGTCAATGGCACGCCTTACGATTTCCTCCAACCGGACACGATTGGCCGTCGGATCAGTGACCTCCCAAATGGGTATGACATAAACTATGTAATCGACTCGATGGGCCAGAATGGTAACATGAAGAAGGTAGCCTATTTGAAGGATGGAAAGTCTGGTAGGGCCATGGAGCTGTGGACCAATGCACCTGGTTTACAGTTTTACACTAGTAACTCTCTAAAGGGCGTGGTGGGGAAAGGTGGGTACGTGTATGGACCCCACGGTGCAGTCTGTTTAGAGACACAAGGATTCCCAGACTCTGTAAACCACCCCAACTTTCCTTCTCAGATTGTGAATCCAGGGAAGGTGTACAAGCACTACATGCTTTACAAGTTCTCATTTCATTAG